The following is a genomic window from Paenibacillus thiaminolyticus.
AGGACATTTATGCGTTGGCGGATTTGTTTTTGAATGAATTGACTGCGCTTCCGCAGCAGACGCTGCTCATCATCGACGACTATCACCTCGTGGAAGCGACGGACAGCATTGAACAGTGGATGCAGTATGTGCTTGTCTATCTGCCCGATTGCGACAAGCTGCGAATCGTCATCTCCTCCCGTTCGCGGCCCCAATGGGACAGCCTGGCTTCGATGCGCATTCACGGCCATTTGCTTGAACTCGCCAGAGAAGACCTTGCTTTTAATGAAGAAGAAATTGACGTTCTGTTCAGCGATTACTATGATCACCCGTTGACATCAAGCGAAGTCCGGCGGGTGCACGAGCAGACGGAAGGGTGGGTCATTGCGGTTCAGCTTATTTGGCAGCGCTTACTTGCGTCGAACGGAACGATTGCCGAAGCGCTTGACGCGCCCCGGGAAACGATGGAGGATCTGTTTCAATATTTGGCATTGGAGCTGTTCCAGAAGCAGCCGCCGTCCATGCGTACCTTCATGCTGGAGACGAGCATTTTCGACGAGCTGACCGGGGAATGGTGCGATGCGGTATGCGCAAGGCACGGATCTCATGCCTTGCTGTTACAGCTATGCGGCACGGGTATGCTGTCGGCGGTCGATGAACGGCAATTCCGCTATCATACGTTGTTCCGCGAATTCCTGACGGAACAGCTCGGACGGCAGCCGGAGCGGCGCGAGTCTTTGTTGAGGCAGGCGGTGCATGTATTTGCCGCCCGCAAGCGATATGACCTGGCGATAACGCAAGCGGCCGCCCTGCAGGATACGGAGGAGATGGCGCTCTTGCTGCAGGACGGAGGCGGCGAGCTAATCCGGAATGGACGTCTGGAGCTCGTCTGCGCCGCGCTTACGGGGCTTCCGGAGCGCATTAAGCACCGGCATCCTTACCTGCTTGTACTGCAGGGCGATATTTTCCGCTACCAATGTCAATATGAAGCTTCTGGCGAGCAGTATCGGATGGCCGAGTACGGGGCCGGAAGCGTTGGCAACCGCATGGTGCAGATGCTGGCGCTTGAAGGGCAGTCGCTCTTATATTTGGATACGATTCGCCCAGGATTGGCGGAGCCCTTGCTTGAGCGGGCCATAGCGCTGGCGGAGGCGCTGTTCGGATATTACCCGCCGTTAGCGGAAGAGGCGGAAGCTGGCTTGTCGGCGGAACAGGGGCTGTCCGGGCCAACTGGGAATCGGGCCGACCCGCAAGCTCAAGCCGGGTTGGCCGCGTATCGCTCGGCATGGCACGGACATGCGGGAGGGCGGCAGACGCTGGCGCGGCTGTACGCGATGATGGCCGAAAATATGCTGAACGCGGGCAGAGGGATGGAGGCGCAGATCTGGTATGATCGCGCGATACATGTCGATCGGGGCAGCCGCGATTGGATTTTGGAAGCGAGGCTGTGCCTGCGGACGGGACGGCTGCGCGAAGCGAGGGCGAAGCTGTTGCGGGCCGAGCAGTTGGAGCGAGGGGAAGGAATGCCTTATAACGGCCTCAGCTATCATCCGAAGACATTGTCGCGATCGCATCGGGAGATCGACCTGCTGCTGTCGATGATCGACAGCATGCGCGGCGAGCCGGCTCCGGCCAAGCGGGCGGCGGAGGACGGCATGATGCATGGCATCCGCTTGAAGGCCCCGTTCGTGGAAGCATGCGGCTGGATGCGAATGGGGCATGCCGCACAGCTGATGGGCACCTATGATGCGGGAGTGGCCGCGGATTGCTACCATGAGGCATTGGCCATCATGGAGCGGCTGGAGGTCAAGCGGGGAAGCGCGGAGCCGTATATGGGGCTGTGCCTGCTGTACGGCCGGGCGCGCTCGGCGGAGACGGCGCTTCGGTACGGGCAGACCGCCTGGGACGGAACCCAGAGCGCCAACGATGGCTGGCTGACGGCCCTTATCCGATTAAGCATGGGCATAGCGCTGTTCTATGACGACCGCTGCGCGGAAGCGGAGCAAGTGCTTCGCGAGTGCGGAGAGCGCTTCGTCGCCTGCGGAGATCAGTTCGGGTGCGCTACGGCGGAAATGTGGCAGGCGCTCATCGCCTATCGGCTGGAGCGGGACAGTTGGTTCGCGGTCTCGATGGAACGCTTTTTGACGTTGGCCGAGCAGGAAGGATACGCCTTTCTGTTCACGCGGCGCACGTTGTTCGGCCCAAGCGACACGCAGCAGCTCATCCCGCTGCTCATCGAAGCGGTCCGGCTCGATCTGTGCCGCGCTTATGCCGCTTCGCTGCTCTCGGAGCTTGGCATGGACCGATTGACTTATCATCCCGGTTATACCCTCTATATCGATACGCTGGGCGAGTTCCGTGTTCGCCTCGGCGATGTGGGGCTAGAGGAGAAGGACTGGCAGCGCGGCAAAGCGAAGGAGCTGTTCCAATTGCTTGTGACCCGCCGCCATCGCCCGGTCTCGAAGGAAGAACTGCTCTGCCAGCTGTTCCCCGAGGCGGAAGAGAAAGCGGCGAATCGTGACTTCAAGGTTGCGCTCAACGCCCTGAATACCGCTCTGGAGCCTCATCGCCGCGCCCGATCCGTACCCTATTTCATCCTGCGGCGGGGGCAGGCCTATCAGCTCAATCCGGGTGCGGGCTGGGTGCTGGACGCGGATCGCTTCGAGCAGTCAATGGCACGCGGGCTCGAAGCGGATGATACGGCAGAGGCTGTGTCCCGGCTGGAGGAGGGGCTTCGCTTGTATCAGGGGGATTATATGCCGGATCGGCGTTATGAGGATTGGTGCATCGAAGAAAGGGAGCGGCTGCAGGTGTTGTTCATGCGCGGAGCGGAACGGCTGTCCCGCCATTATATCGCGGCAGAGGCTTACGACAAGGCGGTCCACTGGGCGGAGGAGATGGCGGCGAAGGATCGCTGCTGGGAAGAGGCCTACCGCATCTTGATCGCCTGCCACCTCCGGATGAACAACCGGAACCAGGCGCTCAAATGGTACCGCAAGTGTGCAGCAGCCCTGCAGGATGAGCTTGGCATTGAGCCGATGCCGAGCATTCGGGACCTGATGGCGTCCGTAACCGAATGATGACCGGATTCTAGTGCAACTGATTTGCAACCTAACCCTCTTATGATGAACGGGAATTGAATCGTAAGGGGGTTTTGTCGTGTTCAAGCATCATGCTCCATTTCGGCGCATGCCGCGCATGTTCGTGTTCGCTCTGCTTGCATTCATCCTTCTCGCCGTCTCCGCTTGCGCAAGCGGCGGCGCGGGGCCTGGCAATGGCGGCGCTTCCGGCCAGACGGCTAACGGCGGCGGTTCCGTTGAGGACAAGGGCAAGGAGGGGCCGGCCGAAGGCGTGGAAGGAGCCGGACAACCGCCTATTCGGATTGGCGTGCTCGCTTCGATGACGGGGGCGCTCGAATCGTATGGCAAGCAGAGCACGCGTGGATTCGAGCTGGGCATTGATTATGCGACCGGGGGAACGAGAACCGTGGCCGGCCGCAGCATTGAGTTCATCATTGAAGATACGGAGACGAAGCCCGATGTGGCTGTCAAGAAAGCGACCAAGCTGCTCGAAACCGATAAAGTCGATTTCCTCGTCGGCTCCTCCAGCTCGGGCGACACGCTTGCCGTGCTTCCCCTGGCAGAAGAGTATGAGAAGGTGATGGTCGTCGAGCCGGCGGTTGCCGACAGCATCACTGGGGAGCTATGGAACCGGTATGTGTTCCGCACAGCGCGCAACTCTTCGCAGGATGCGGTGGCCGGCGCGGCGGCGATAGCGAAGCCGGGCGTCAAGATCGCCACATTCGCTCCCGATGGCGCGTTCGGCCGGGACGGCATCGCCGCGTTCATAGAGGCGGCGGAGAAGCTGAGGGCGGTCATCGTGGAGGAGCAGTATGCCGATGCCGCGGCGACCGATTTCACGGCGAACATTCAGAAGATCGTGAGCGCCAAGCCGGATTATTTGTTCATCGTCTGGGCGGGGGCGAACACGCCCTGGAAGCAGCTGCAGGATATGAAGGTACGGGAGCAGGGCATTAAAATATCGACCGGCGCGCCGGATATCGCCGCCCTCAAGACGATGCACGAGCTGGAGGGAATGGAAGGATTCTCGGTGTACTATTACACGCTCCCGGACAATGAGGTCAATCAATGGCTGGTGGAAGAGCATCAGAAGCGGTTCAATAGCGATTTGCCGGATCTGTTCACGCCGGGAGGAATGTCGGCCGCGATCGCGATTGTCGAAGCGCTGAAGAAAACCGGAGGCGAGGCGGATACGGACAAATTGATTGCCGCGATGGAAGGAATGAGCTTCGAGTCGCCCAAGGGCACCATGACGTTCCGGGCCGAAGATCATCAGGCCTTGCAAACCATATATGCGGTTACATTGAAAAAACGGGACGGGCTCGATTATCCGGAGCCGGTGCTGATTCGCGAGCTGTCGCCGGAGGAGACGG
Proteins encoded in this region:
- a CDS encoding BTAD domain-containing putative transcriptional regulator, whose translation is MKEGRVLKMKLMPPPLKKQLLHRPRIAKRLSRIPDFPLTVLTSGPGFGKTTALSAFLRSSDLTYAWYGVSPQDNDFIPFVSHIVYTLRQAVPGFGETMLGDLKGGSRRGSEDIYALADLFLNELTALPQQTLLIIDDYHLVEATDSIEQWMQYVLVYLPDCDKLRIVISSRSRPQWDSLASMRIHGHLLELAREDLAFNEEEIDVLFSDYYDHPLTSSEVRRVHEQTEGWVIAVQLIWQRLLASNGTIAEALDAPRETMEDLFQYLALELFQKQPPSMRTFMLETSIFDELTGEWCDAVCARHGSHALLLQLCGTGMLSAVDERQFRYHTLFREFLTEQLGRQPERRESLLRQAVHVFAARKRYDLAITQAAALQDTEEMALLLQDGGGELIRNGRLELVCAALTGLPERIKHRHPYLLVLQGDIFRYQCQYEASGEQYRMAEYGAGSVGNRMVQMLALEGQSLLYLDTIRPGLAEPLLERAIALAEALFGYYPPLAEEAEAGLSAEQGLSGPTGNRADPQAQAGLAAYRSAWHGHAGGRQTLARLYAMMAENMLNAGRGMEAQIWYDRAIHVDRGSRDWILEARLCLRTGRLREARAKLLRAEQLERGEGMPYNGLSYHPKTLSRSHREIDLLLSMIDSMRGEPAPAKRAAEDGMMHGIRLKAPFVEACGWMRMGHAAQLMGTYDAGVAADCYHEALAIMERLEVKRGSAEPYMGLCLLYGRARSAETALRYGQTAWDGTQSANDGWLTALIRLSMGIALFYDDRCAEAEQVLRECGERFVACGDQFGCATAEMWQALIAYRLERDSWFAVSMERFLTLAEQEGYAFLFTRRTLFGPSDTQQLIPLLIEAVRLDLCRAYAASLLSELGMDRLTYHPGYTLYIDTLGEFRVRLGDVGLEEKDWQRGKAKELFQLLVTRRHRPVSKEELLCQLFPEAEEKAANRDFKVALNALNTALEPHRRARSVPYFILRRGQAYQLNPGAGWVLDADRFEQSMARGLEADDTAEAVSRLEEGLRLYQGDYMPDRRYEDWCIEERERLQVLFMRGAERLSRHYIAAEAYDKAVHWAEEMAAKDRCWEEAYRILIACHLRMNNRNQALKWYRKCAAALQDELGIEPMPSIRDLMASVTE
- a CDS encoding substrate-binding domain-containing protein; this translates as MPRMFVFALLAFILLAVSACASGGAGPGNGGASGQTANGGGSVEDKGKEGPAEGVEGAGQPPIRIGVLASMTGALESYGKQSTRGFELGIDYATGGTRTVAGRSIEFIIEDTETKPDVAVKKATKLLETDKVDFLVGSSSSGDTLAVLPLAEEYEKVMVVEPAVADSITGELWNRYVFRTARNSSQDAVAGAAAIAKPGVKIATFAPDGAFGRDGIAAFIEAAEKLRAVIVEEQYADAAATDFTANIQKIVSAKPDYLFIVWAGANTPWKQLQDMKVREQGIKISTGAPDIAALKTMHELEGMEGFSVYYYTLPDNEVNQWLVEEHQKRFNSDLPDLFTPGGMSAAIAIVEALKKTGGEADTDKLIAAMEGMSFESPKGTMTFRAEDHQALQTIYAVTLKKRDGLDYPEPVLIRELSPEETAPPIRNKRQPGR